Genomic DNA from Fusarium oxysporum Fo47 chromosome IX, complete sequence:
TTCTCAAAGTGGACGAGTATGCTTGTTACTCAATATGTCAACGGTATCCATCAGGAGGAGATTCGAAAGATGTTACAGACTTGCATAACCACATGTTCTGAGTCCCTGTCGCTCAAAGGAGTCGGACTCTTGCACAAATGCATCCATTTAGCGTGGGAATTTGAACGAGCATTAGATAAGGATTCCTACGATGAGTCCGTCGTCCAGGATGTTAAAGACTATATCGCGCTGCTGCGGTCACCTTTACAACAAAATGATCACCTGAGGCTTGGCGATGGGTTCTTCATTCCCCTCACACCAACAACGGCAGACCTTGTGGCGAGAATCCGACAACTTCCAGACCCTCACAAGATGGCTCCGAACCAGCCACGCGATCGATACAGAGATCATTTAGAGTTTCCCAAGACAGGCGCAGGTGTGCAATGTGACATCAACTTCTCCGCCCATTTGGCTCTTCACAACACGGCTCTCCTACGATGTTACTCTCACACCGATCCGCGCGTTCGGCCCATGGTCTTGTTCGTCAAGCATTGGGCGAAGACTCGTGGGATCAACTCGGGATATCGCGGAACCCTTAGCAGCTATGGCTACGTTTTGATGGTCCTTCATTATTTAGTCAACGTCGCTGAGCCCTTTGTTAGCCCAAATCTCCAGCAGCtcgctcctcctccgcccCCAGGGCTCTCGCCTGTTGAATTCGAGGATATGGTTATGTGCCGTGGCCACAACGTTCAGTTTTGGCGTAACGAAGAGGAAATCCTGAATCTGGCACGTGCAAACCAGCTAAATGGTAACAAAGACACCATTGGCCACCTCCTGCGTGGCTTCTTCGAGTATTATGCCCATAGCAGTATGCTCAGCACTTCCATGGGCAGGGGATTTGACTGGGGAAGAGATGTGCTCAGTTTGCGGACCCCAGGTGGTTTGCAGACAAAGCAAGACAAGGGTTGGACTGGCGCCAGAACAGTCATCGAGGCTCAAAATGTTGGGCCTCATCCGCCACCTCAGTCCGACCAAGCGTCTTCCACGACAGTGGATCCTAAGGAGAGTGATGTAAAGGATACAGGAGCACAGCCCAAGCAGGGCACGCAAGGCAGCGTCACAGGTAAGAATGGAGAATTCAAGGAAGTCCGTCACCGCTATCTCTTTGCTATCGAGGACCCCTTCGAGCTGGACCACAACGTTGCTCGAACTGTCACACACAACGGTATTGTGTCAATTCGCGATGAGTTCCGTCGGGCGTGGAAGATTATCAAGTCGGCTGGCAATGGCAGCCCTCAGGAAAGCTTACTCCGGGATGTAACCGACgtagaggaagaagacagTCCTTTGTCTCGCCTCCTGGATGAGATTCATGGAGCGGGTCGATCCCGGAACACTTGATTGTATAATTATGATGTTGAGACGATGTACGAAGTTACGGACGGGTCAGGGTCAGGATCGGTGGTGGCGCAACGAGACGTAATCGTGTGGCTCAATATTTGAGTCTTTGATAATGGCTAGGCTTGGTGGGATTTATCGTCGGTACGATATTCACCATGTAACGAATTACACAAGAGTAGTAAGCTTCTTTTGATCTTGGTATCGGTATGCATTGTGATTTTTGATGCTTAACTTTATTGAGACAGCACGTCAAAGAAGTTTCTTGACGAAGACTTGGCAGAGTTGTTCTGCCTTTTGGGGGCATCATCTTTACCCACCTTCCGctttttcttgtctttggcAGTTCTTTTTGGCTTTGCGTCCATGTTGGCATTTGGCAATGGGACAAGCCTAGAAATTGTCTTATAAATCCGGTCCTCATTGCTTCTTTGCAGAAATACAATAGTTCTCTCCACATCAGGAAACTCCGCCAGAGGCGGTAATGACGACAGCATGTCGTTTAGATCTGGTAGGGTTCTTTGAAGCTGCCCAAGTGAGATGATTTGCTTCAAGAGTCGAAACGAGTAAAaagcagcttgaagatgagcaACAAAGTGAAGAGTATCCCAAGTAATTTTCCTAAAAGTTGGGGCTTGTAAACTCTCTTCCAAAATCTGCAGTGAATGTGAATGCTTGCCATCTTCATGGCTATATCGTATATCAAGGGTCAGGCACAGGATGTACCAAGCCCGAGTTACGTCGACTTGTGTTCCTGCTCTGATCATAGTCATCAGTCTGACCAACTCTTGAGACCAAGCTTTCGCTTCTTTTTGGGATAGCATAAGAACCTGTCGCCCTTTTTGCACCAGAGTGTTGACCCTCCGGTACTCCTGAACAGTTGAAAAAGCACCAGGAATGATCCATCGGGCTACTGTATAAGCCAACTGTCGAATTGACGTGCTCTGTTCCCAAGCACTTCCCCGCGAAGGACTCTCTAACAGAATAGGAAGAAACATCTTGGGGTCGCTTGCAGTGTGCATGTGGCCATTCTGGGGTCCCAGTTGCAATACCATCTCCGATATTCTGGGGTCCAGTGAACCGATCTCTATTACTTTTCCGTATGTTGAGGTGGGAATTGGTGCAACTACATGGTCTAGATACTCGTGACAGAACTCAGTGTAACCCGTTTGGTCGGTGGTTGGTTGTGCACACTCCTGCAAGAGTTGTGGAAGTGTCGAATGGGCAGACCGTTTTCGTTCGTAAGCAAGTCGGCACATCTCAGCAGAAGACGCAAGCTTAAGTTTCTCGCAGATGTGGGAAGGACGAAAGCTTGCGCATGCGAGATTGGACTGATCATCAAGATAAATGTCGCGAAGAAAGACGACGCTTCCCTTGCCCAGATCATGAACCAAAAGATCCGAGTCGGAGGTGAGAACCGTCCCGCCCGATTGCGACAAATGCTGTGCGCAGTATGCATCCGCCTCGCCCGGAACAAGAATCACTATCTTGGTGTAGCGTGGCGAAGACCTCAAGGCATCAATGATAGCAGGGACATGAAAACTGGGTGGCAATGCCGATTTTCCTGGTGGTTTAACTGCAGAGAAGAGGACTGGAGCAATCTCATTGGCAGCCGAGAAGTACGATGGGAAGAAACCATTGGTTTCAGATGAATGTGAGACCTTCAATTGATTGAGACTTTTGATCATGCGCTGCATGCGAACGGGTTCTTTTCCTTGTGGTAGATATCCGTCAAAGTATATGGCGTCGCTGTTGTGGTCAGTCTCAACCAGGCAACAAGAGACACCGAACTTACATGCCTACACCACGCCGAGTGAGTTCATCCAACCATGCTACAGCGGTCTCACCGAGAAGTTTGTATGACGGCTGAGGAATACCATGTCTGTTGCAGATGTACAAAATATGATACGCTAATGCTGGTCCATCGATGACTACGTGTTCATTGTTGAGGAGTCCATGAACAACGTATGGCTCTAGGGTAGATATGAGGCGAGGAATCCCCATGTTGCGGGAGGGTTTCAAGGTTAGTGAAGCTCTATCCCATTTCCATTGAGAAAAAAGCCCAGTTTGTTATTGTTCAAGAGAATAAAATAGGTCTTTCCGGGCTCCTCAGTGTCGTTGTTACTCAGAACTCAGTTGTGGAGGttccaaggctgctgcttCATCGTAAAAGGGCCTGGCATCTCAGCTAATCAAGCAAGAATTTCAAGGCCCTTGACTGAGAAATTGCGAGGCTGTGACGCAGTTTCCGGGATGCCCCGCTTAGTTAATGACTGCGGGGGTAGTAGCACAGTGTATGACACTGTAGCTCTTCCGGCTTCCGGATGCTTGATTTGGTGCCAGAATTGGCCTTTGACCCCACTATAAGAGAAGCCCAGCTACTATCTACAGTAAGTGTCAGCTTTCCGACACACAGTGCAACGAGCCGGGTCaacgaaaaaaaaaagctccAACCTGAACGCGGCtttccttcaacctcaacttttctttcttcctccatTGCCTTCAAAGCTTCACCCTTCCACGTCGGTCGATGGGCTGGTCAAGATGCGCAATACACTGATCTTCGCAGGCAATTCCTGCCCAGTCCTCACAGGCCAAATCTGCGAGAATCTGGGCATGCATCCTGCCAGCGCTGAGCTTACCCAGTTCTCCAATGTGAGCTTCCCTTGCCCTCGTGCTCGTAGCCATGGTCATTCAACATGACCCTTCTTTGGCCAACCATCACGATTACTCCTCTACAGGCCCATGTTTGGCAGTAAAACAAGCTGCGTGCTTTGAGCTAACCAGTGCCCAAGGGTGAAACGAGCGTCAGAATTCTGACAAGTGTCCGAGAGAAGGACGTCTTCGTTGTCCAATCAGGCAGCCCCAGCATCAATGACTCCATCATggagcttctcatcatgatctCGGCCTGCAAAGGCGGTTCTGCTAACAAAGTCACTGGTTCGTGGTTCTCGTCCCCTGTTTGAGACCTCAATCGGCTTACTTGTTACGTCCAGCCGTACTTCCTTATTTTCCCTACAGCCGCcagtcaaagaagaaatcgCATAGAGGTGCGATTACTGCTCGCATGCTTGCCAACTTGTTGGGTGTTGCTGGCGTTAAGCACGTTATCACTGTCGACCTTCATGCCTCGCAGATGCAGGGCTTCTTCAAGTGTCCCGTTGACAACCTGCACGCAGAGCCTATCCTCGCGAAGTGGA
This window encodes:
- a CDS encoding XPG domain containing-domain-containing protein — protein: MGIPRLISTLEPYVVHGLLNNEHVVIDGPALAYHILYICNRHGIPQPSYKLLGETAVAWLDELTRRGVGIDAIYFDGYLPQGKEPVRMQRMIKSLNQLKVSHSSETNGFFPSYFSAANEIAPVLFSAVKPPGKSALPPSFHVPAIIDALRSSPRYTKIVILVPGEADAYCAQHLSQSGGTVLTSDSDLLVHDLGKGSVVFLRDIYLDDQSNLACASFRPSHICEKLKLASSAEMCRLAYERKRSAHSTLPQLLQECAQPTTDQTGYTEFCHEYLDHVVAPIPTSTYGKVIEIGSLDPRISEMVLQLGPQNGHMHTASDPKMFLPILLESPSRGSAWEQSTSIRQLAYTVARWIIPGAFSTVQEYRRVNTLVQKGRQVLMLSQKEAKAWSQELVRLMTMIRAGTQVDVTRAWYILCLTLDIRYSHEDGKHSHSLQILEESLQAPTFRKITWDTLHFVAHLQAAFYSFRLLKQIISLGQLQRTLPDLNDMLSSLPPLAEFPDVERTIVFLQRSNEDRIYKTISRLVPLPNANMDAKPKRTAKDKKKRKVGKDDAPKRQNNSAKSSSRNFFDVLSQ